The DNA segment GTACTGTCAGGCGAATTTCCTCTGCACTTGAGCAAGGTTTAAGCCCTAAGTATCACCATGACACAAATTCCCAAAAATATAAGCACTAGTTTTTTAAACTACTTCCATTTTTGTCATTTATAGCGAAATATACTATCCCCCAATGAACAAAAAATTTGTATATAGTGAGTGAGAACACCCTAAAAATCAAAAGTGCTGAGTAATGTCAATCAGCAAAGTCGCTATTTAAATTTAATCTGTTAGAGCAATAAGTCGTGGCAAGCAACAAAATTTTAGTTATCGATGACACTACAGTTGTCAGGTTAAAAGTACGACAAATGTTGCCTCCGGGCAATTTCGAAGTCTTAGAGGCAAAAGACGGTTTGGAAGGATTCAATTTCATCCGTCAGGAAAAACTCAGCTTGATCATGTTGGACTTTCTCCTACCTAAAATGAGTGGTTGGGAAGTTTTTCAGGAAGTTCAAGCACAACCTGAGTTAAGGAAGATTCCCTTGGTGATCATGTCTGGTCGCAAGGAAGAGGTGACAGAAAAACTCACAGAACCTTTTGAATACTTTGAATTTTTGGGCAAGCCTTTTGACCAGAAGCAACTAATTACTGCGATTAAGTCAGCAATGGCCAAATCCAAAAAGCCTCGCCCAGAAATCATTCCAGCCGCTACTGTGGCTACTAAAAATAGTCCGGTAGCCACTGTGGTCACCAATAAAATTCCAGTAGCCGCTTCTAGTGTTGCAAATACGATAGTAGTGCCTTCTGATCATCAGTCAGCTAACTCAGCAGAAATAAATGCGCTAAATGAAAAAGTTATCAAAATGCAAGCAGAAATCGATGGCTTAAAGAAACAGCTAGCTCAGGTAGTGACTTTTATTAAACAAAAAATCAAGTAGTATTTGTATTTACAGTCCTCCCCGCCTTCATTCATGCCTAGTCTCAAAAACGAATTATTGAGAAAATGTAAGTAGAATTACTTATGTTAAACTTAGGAACAAAAAGTAGCACATAAGTGCTACTTTTCCTTGAGGGACTTTCAATAAATGATCCGGATAAGCGTATCGCTAAAGCGTTTACGTAGTATGCCGTAGGCTTTAAGCCTAGCTTGCGCCCAGCCCATACCACCCCAGACACAAAAGACACTGAGTCATGAGAGTTGGAGAGGTTTTTTGCGTTAGGCGGTTGAGTGTTTTTTTTATTTGGAAGTCCCTGACCAAAGAAGTCTAGTTTAAGTGGTCTCGTTGAACCAAGAATTATCGTGTCTTGAGGCCGATGAATGTCAAGTAGTGAAAGCAATAAAACCGCATTAATCACATTTAAATATACCAATTCTTAATAATTAATTAGAAGAGCAAACAAACTTAGTTTTTGCAGGCTCGGAGTTTTCACAAATTCAATATAATTGCTAAAATTTGGGTTTTAATTAGATAATTTATCCTAATGTTTTTATTTGTATTGAATAACTAAAAAGAATAATTCAACTAAAATTTTAACTTTTAAATGTTATTTATATTGAAATTTTGGGAATAATATAACAGAGCAACTTAAGTATGGGCAGAAGCTAGAATGTTAGTAGGATTAGATACTGTATACCCGATATTTGGCTATCGCATTACTGAAGCAATATATTCAGGTAGCAAAACCTTAGTTTATCGGGGCATCAGAGAACAAGATCAAAAACCTGTGATCCTCAAACTGATGCGGAATGAATATCCTACTTTTGCTGAAATAGCTCAGTTTCGTAACCAATACACTATTACCCAGAACCTTGATATTCCAGGAGTTGTCAAACCCCATAGTTTAGAAAACTACCGCAACGGTTATATCCTAGTGATGGAAGACTTTGGCGGAATATCTCTCAAAGACTGGCAACGAAAAAAGCCGGAAATAGAGAAAAATCATGTTTCTTTAAGTGAGTTTTTTCATATTGCCATTGAAGTTTCCTCTAGTCTGGAAGCACTACACCACCATCGCATTATTCACAAGGATATCAAACCCGCTAACATTATTATTCAACCCACGACTAATGAGATTAAAATCATCGATTTTAGTCTTGCTACCCTCTTACCAAAAGAAATTCAAGTTATCACAAATCCCAGCGTTTTAGAAGGGACATTAGCATATATTTCTCCCGAACAAACGGGACGTATGAATCGAGGTATTGACTACCGCACTGATTTTTATTCTTTGGGTGTTACCTTCTTTGAACTCCTCACCGGACAGTTACCCTTCAGCAGTACTGATTCCATAGAGTTAGTATACTCTCACATTGCAAAAGAACCGCCAAAAGCCAGCCAGATTAACTCTAATATTCCCCCCACCTTGTCTGATATTATCAGCAAGCTCATGGCAAAAAATGCCGAAGACCGTTATCAAAGTGCATATGGACTCAAGCATGACTTAGAAATATGCCGTAACCAGTGGGAAGAGAAAGAAGAGATCACAAATTTTGAATTAGGAAGTCGAGACATCTCTAACTGTTTTATCATCCCCGAAAAACTTTATGGTCGTCAGCGTGAAGTTGAAACTTTACTCGCTAGTTTTACCCGGGTAACCCAAGGGACAACTGAAATGATATTGGTTACGGGTTTTTCCGGCATTGGTAAAACTGCTATAGTCAACGAAATTCATAAACCGATTGTCAGACAGCGTAGTTACTTCATTAAAGGAAAATTTGATCAATTCCAAAATGATATCCCTTTGTCAGGATTAGTACAAGCTTTTAGGGATTTAATTGACCAACTAATTTCGGAAAATGATAGCCAAATTCAAGAGTGGAAAGATAAAATTTTAGCAGCATTAGGTAACCATGGTCAGGTAATTATTGATGTAATTCCCCAACTCGAAAAGATTATTGGTAAACAACCTCCAGTTGCAGAGATTTCTGGTAGTGCTGTCCAAAACCGATTTAACTTATTGTTCCAGAGATTCATTCATATATTTAATAATAAAGAGCATCCTTTGGTAATTTTTCTGGATGATTTACAATGGGCAGATACAGCTTCTTTAAAATTCATTCAATTGTTAATGAGTGAAGCTACACCCTCTATTATTACAGGCGAAATGCACAAGCTAATGAAGGTTCAGGGGAGTTTATTAGTAATTGGTGCATACCGTAATAATGAAGTCTCAAATGCACATCCATTGAATTTGACATTACAAGAAATTGCCAAAACCGGAGCAACTATTAATACCATCAATCTTTCGCCTCTGAATCAATTAGATTTAACTCATTTAATTGTTGATACACTGCATTGTCAAAAAGAAGTTTTTGCAGTTCCTTTAACACAAATAGTATTTGCTAAAACCAAAGGTAATCCCTTTTTTGTCACTCAATTTCTTAAATCATTACATGATGATGGACTAATTACACTGAATTTGGGTCTTGGTCACTGGCAGTATGATATTAAACAAATTCAAGCATTAACTCTCACAGACGATGTAGTAGAATTCATGGCAATTCAAATAAAAAAATTGCCCAACAATACCCATGAATTGTTGAAATTTGCGGCTTGTATTGGTAATGAATTTGACTTAAAAACTCTTGGCATTATTCATGAAAAATCTCTGGTCGATACAGCAACTGATTTATGGCCAGCCTTGCTTGATGGTTTAGTTTTGCCTCAGAATGAAGTATACACTTCTTTGTCAGAAGATGAGTACAAACAGCCGGAAGTTGTTAATGGACAAGGATCACATAAATCAACAAGTAATAGTAATCAATTACCAAAATATAGATTTGTACATGACCGAGTGCAGCAAGCCGCTTATTCCTTAATTCCTGTTAAAGAGAAAAAAACAATTCACTTAAAAATAGGGCTATTGCTGTTTAAAAATATCCCTATTGAGCAACGGGAAGAAAATATTTTTATATTGGTTAATCAGCTGAATATTGCAGTTGAATTCATCACAGATCAAACTCAGCGCGATGAGCTATCTGAAATGAACCTGATTGCTGGACGTAAAGCTGTGGATGCCACAGCTTATTCAGCTGCGATTAAGTATTTAACTACTGGAATTAAACTCCTGGCGGGTGATAGCTGGGATCTAAAATATGAGCTAACCCTAGCTTTATATGAGACTGCGGCAGAGGCGGCATATTTGAATGGCGAATTTGAGCAGACAAAGCAACTCATTCAGGTTGTGTTGGCAAAAGCTAAGACACTACTGGAGAAAGTAAAAGTTTATGAAGTCACAATCCAGGCTTATGCGGCGCAGAGTCAAGCAGTGGAAGCAGTCAAAACCGCACTAGCCTTTTTGAAGTTGTTGGGAGTGGAATTTCCAGAGCATTCCAACCAGACTGATATTCAGAAAGAAATGGAAAGAATAGCTTCAACTCTCGCTCATCGCAACATAGAAGAATTAATTGATTTACCCGAGATGACGCAAGCCGAACAACTGGCAATAATGCGTATTTTATCCAGTGCAGTTGCTTTGGCTTATCAGTCTGTTCCTGAACTGATGCCTTTGATTTGCTTAAAACAAATTAATTTATCACTTAAATATGGGAATTCTCCCTTGTCAGCTTTTACGTATGTTATCTACGCTTTTATGCTGTGTGTGATATCGGAAGATATTGAACTTGGTTATCAGTTTGGCAAATTAGCCACAAATCTATTATCACGCTTCAATGTTAAAGGAATTACAGCTAAAACCATCCAAACATTTAATGTCCTTGTCCGACACCGGAAAGAACCGATCAGGGAAAGTCTTCAGCCTTTATTAGAAACCTATTCTACGGCATTAGAAACAGGAGATTTAGAATTTGCTGCTTATTCTTTATATTCATACTGCTACATTGCCTACTTTAGCGGTAAAGAACTGAGCCGACTTGAGGGGGAAATAGCAAACTACAGTTATGCCATCTGCCAAATTAAGCAGGATAGAGTCTTTTACTGGATGGAAATTTATCGACAGGCAGTATTAAATTTAAGGGGTGCTGTCGATAATCCCTGCCATTTGATTGGTGAAGCTTATGATGAGACAAAAATTCTGCCAGTTCAGATGAAAAATAATGATGAAACTGAACTTTTTTATGTTTATCTATGTAAACTACATCTGTGTTATCTATTTGCCAATTATCCTGAAGCCGTTGACAATGCTGTAATAGCAGAGCAGTATTCACTTGTTGGACTTGGACAGTTTGTGGTTCCTAAATTATATTTTTACAGTTCCTTAGCATTGCTGGCGACATATCATGATTGCGACGCATCTAAACAAGAACAAATCTTGACTAAAGTCCTAGCTAATCAGAACAAGATTCGCAAATGGGCAGATCATGTTCCGATCAACCATTTACATAAATTTTATTTGGTGGAAGCTGAAAAATATCAGGTTTTAGGTCAATATTTGGAGGCAATGGAATATTATGATCTTGCTATATCTCTGGCTCAACAAAACGAATACGTCCATGAAGAAGCTATTGCTCACGAACTTGCCAGTAAATTTTATTTAAAATGGGGCAAGCAAAAGATTGCCCAAGCTTACCTAATTGATGCCTACTATTGTTATGTTCGCTGGGGGGCATTAGCAAAGGTAAATGACTTAGAAAAACGCTATCCTCAATTACTTAACTCTATTATCCAACAAGAAAAGCTGAACCAACATTCCCGTGAAAGCAGCACATCTGAAATTAGCTTAACTGAATCTAACCCTAGTAATCCAACCATCCTGGATACTAATGAAACTGTGGTTAGTTCTAATACTAGTATTTCCGATATGCTGGATTTAGCAACTGTCATTAAAGCGTCTCAAGCACTTTCTGGAGAAATTGAGTTAAAGAAACTTCTTTCGACTTTAATGGAAGTTGTGATGGAGAATGCGGGAGCATCTAAATGTGTTTTAATGGTTAGAGAGAGTGATGGATTAAACTTAACCGTTACTGCGGTCAATTCCAGTTCAAATTTTAGTGATACCAACACAAAATTTACATCAATCCCTCTAGAGTCCAGTTTCGATGTTCCTATTTCCTTAATTAATTATGTCAAACGTACACGCGAAACATTCGTTGTTGATGATGTAAAATCTCAAGCTTCTTTCGCAGCAGATATTTACATTATCCATCAGGAACCAAAGAGTTTGTTGTGTATACCTATGCTTAATCAAAGTAAGTTGCTGGGTATTGTTTACCTAGAAAATAATTTGACCACAGGGGCATTTACACGCGCTCGCCTAGAAGTTCTCAAACTTTTAACTAGCCAAGCAGCAATTTCTCTAGAGAATGCTATGCTTTACAAAAACTTAGCTCAAGCTAATGAGCGTTTGGAGGAATACAACCATACTTTAGAAGACAAAGTAACCGCCAGAACATTAGAAATCAATGAAAAAAATCGAAGTTTACAACAAGCATTAGAGGAATTAAAACGCACTCAAAGTCAATT comes from the Nodularia sp. NIES-3585 genome and includes:
- a CDS encoding response regulator, producing the protein MASNKILVIDDTTVVRLKVRQMLPPGNFEVLEAKDGLEGFNFIRQEKLSLIMLDFLLPKMSGWEVFQEVQAQPELRKIPLVIMSGRKEEVTEKLTEPFEYFEFLGKPFDQKQLITAIKSAMAKSKKPRPEIIPAATVATKNSPVATVVTNKIPVAASSVANTIVVPSDHQSANSAEINALNEKVIKMQAEIDGLKKQLAQVVTFIKQKIK
- a CDS encoding ATP-binding sensor histidine kinase; protein product: MLVGLDTVYPIFGYRITEAIYSGSKTLVYRGIREQDQKPVILKLMRNEYPTFAEIAQFRNQYTITQNLDIPGVVKPHSLENYRNGYILVMEDFGGISLKDWQRKKPEIEKNHVSLSEFFHIAIEVSSSLEALHHHRIIHKDIKPANIIIQPTTNEIKIIDFSLATLLPKEIQVITNPSVLEGTLAYISPEQTGRMNRGIDYRTDFYSLGVTFFELLTGQLPFSSTDSIELVYSHIAKEPPKASQINSNIPPTLSDIISKLMAKNAEDRYQSAYGLKHDLEICRNQWEEKEEITNFELGSRDISNCFIIPEKLYGRQREVETLLASFTRVTQGTTEMILVTGFSGIGKTAIVNEIHKPIVRQRSYFIKGKFDQFQNDIPLSGLVQAFRDLIDQLISENDSQIQEWKDKILAALGNHGQVIIDVIPQLEKIIGKQPPVAEISGSAVQNRFNLLFQRFIHIFNNKEHPLVIFLDDLQWADTASLKFIQLLMSEATPSIITGEMHKLMKVQGSLLVIGAYRNNEVSNAHPLNLTLQEIAKTGATINTINLSPLNQLDLTHLIVDTLHCQKEVFAVPLTQIVFAKTKGNPFFVTQFLKSLHDDGLITLNLGLGHWQYDIKQIQALTLTDDVVEFMAIQIKKLPNNTHELLKFAACIGNEFDLKTLGIIHEKSLVDTATDLWPALLDGLVLPQNEVYTSLSEDEYKQPEVVNGQGSHKSTSNSNQLPKYRFVHDRVQQAAYSLIPVKEKKTIHLKIGLLLFKNIPIEQREENIFILVNQLNIAVEFITDQTQRDELSEMNLIAGRKAVDATAYSAAIKYLTTGIKLLAGDSWDLKYELTLALYETAAEAAYLNGEFEQTKQLIQVVLAKAKTLLEKVKVYEVTIQAYAAQSQAVEAVKTALAFLKLLGVEFPEHSNQTDIQKEMERIASTLAHRNIEELIDLPEMTQAEQLAIMRILSSAVALAYQSVPELMPLICLKQINLSLKYGNSPLSAFTYVIYAFMLCVISEDIELGYQFGKLATNLLSRFNVKGITAKTIQTFNVLVRHRKEPIRESLQPLLETYSTALETGDLEFAAYSLYSYCYIAYFSGKELSRLEGEIANYSYAICQIKQDRVFYWMEIYRQAVLNLRGAVDNPCHLIGEAYDETKILPVQMKNNDETELFYVYLCKLHLCYLFANYPEAVDNAVIAEQYSLVGLGQFVVPKLYFYSSLALLATYHDCDASKQEQILTKVLANQNKIRKWADHVPINHLHKFYLVEAEKYQVLGQYLEAMEYYDLAISLAQQNEYVHEEAIAHELASKFYLKWGKQKIAQAYLIDAYYCYVRWGALAKVNDLEKRYPQLLNSIIQQEKLNQHSRESSTSEISLTESNPSNPTILDTNETVVSSNTSISDMLDLATVIKASQALSGEIELKKLLSTLMEVVMENAGASKCVLMVRESDGLNLTVTAVNSSSNFSDTNTKFTSIPLESSFDVPISLINYVKRTRETFVVDDVKSQASFAADIYIIHQEPKSLLCIPMLNQSKLLGIVYLENNLTTGAFTRARLEVLKLLTSQAAISLENAMLYKNLAQANERLEEYNHTLEDKVTARTLEINEKNRSLQQALEELKRTQSQLIQSEKMSSLGQMVAGIAHEINNPINFIHGNIIHTSEYVKDLLELIAVYQQEYPHPESIVVKKAEEIDLAFLEQDLPKTIDSMKLGSSRIRNIVLGLRNFSRLDESEMKPVDIHEGLDNTLMILQHRLKKNSINAKRVGDKDFSAIEIIKEYGEIPIITCYPSQLNQVFMNILSNAIDALNDTQVSNQSITNPTIRICTELANSNMLKIKFADNGHGMTASVRQKIFDPFFTTKPVGSGTGLGLSISYQIVVDKHQGKLTCNSELGQGTEFVIQIPIG